A region of Bacteroidota bacterium DNA encodes the following proteins:
- a CDS encoding O-antigen ligase family protein: protein MLNKKFGRWLPWILLVGMPLLFLTDAADPYKTIRWTVMSGLGVLVWAWIPGGAGTLGERAWRHWGKLMQGVDRRVLAGMLVFNGMGLVSMLNALHPMEALWDVLRWLMVTGLVIGLAGALRENPEAKSAVWRAGTVAGLVLGGIWLLQRANVLGEIPEGGDSQAATLGNTNFFSGAMVLLACCGIGAFLTEKTIWRWLGLGTALLCAVLSWLGNTSGANLAMGAALLVLAEGWMVWRWPGMVYARSRWLRGAALAAAVIFVVIGFVWVMERAPLEIQLGADSQLERVLIWRKSLAMIGEAPILGVGPGHWHYHILRHGAVSNFQGFATRYFMEAHNDYLQLLAERGVIGGLGFLAMLGMALMGSASGSASGSASGSASASLGALGARAGLVAWMVFALTNMPGEQPYLTVFWVIFGGMLLAESVPVPSSAAIATSNANWGQRAKWALAGVFLLASLGSLVFQGLSMQADRANYKLLMAKGRQDWPKTQKLAQAATSWYNPDDRVSGTPLVWYEGISYLSMGRVKDALRQLQLAKQQHPWHPQVSSNLGAAYFMNGQNDLAIAELEDLVDRFPAFDEARMNLSEIYLTVGKRAKAGELIDYWRTHTGNPQFDGYYAKTIALLKGGSMVAP, encoded by the coding sequence ATGCTCAACAAGAAATTCGGCCGGTGGCTACCTTGGATCCTGCTTGTCGGGATGCCGCTCCTGTTCCTGACGGATGCGGCGGATCCGTATAAGACGATCCGGTGGACGGTGATGAGCGGTTTGGGCGTTTTGGTTTGGGCTTGGATTCCTGGAGGCGCCGGAACGTTGGGTGAGCGGGCTTGGCGGCATTGGGGCAAGCTGATGCAAGGTGTGGACCGGCGTGTGCTTGCAGGAATGTTGGTTTTCAACGGGATGGGGCTGGTAAGCATGCTGAATGCCCTGCATCCGATGGAGGCGCTCTGGGATGTATTGCGCTGGCTGATGGTGACGGGTTTGGTGATCGGGTTGGCCGGGGCCTTGCGGGAAAATCCCGAGGCAAAATCGGCGGTCTGGCGCGCGGGGACCGTCGCTGGACTGGTATTGGGTGGAATTTGGCTGCTTCAACGGGCCAATGTATTGGGCGAAATTCCGGAGGGAGGTGATTCGCAGGCAGCGACATTGGGCAATACCAACTTTTTCTCAGGGGCGATGGTGTTGCTTGCTTGTTGCGGCATCGGGGCCTTTTTGACTGAAAAAACGATCTGGCGTTGGTTGGGATTGGGTACAGCGCTGCTCTGCGCGGTTTTGAGCTGGCTGGGCAATACTTCCGGGGCCAATCTGGCTATGGGTGCGGCCTTGCTGGTATTGGCAGAGGGGTGGATGGTTTGGCGGTGGCCCGGCATGGTCTATGCACGCTCCCGGTGGTTGCGTGGAGCCGCCTTGGCGGCGGCCGTGATTTTTGTGGTAATCGGGTTTGTCTGGGTCATGGAACGTGCTCCCTTGGAGATTCAATTGGGAGCAGACAGCCAATTGGAGCGGGTGCTGATATGGCGGAAGTCCCTGGCGATGATTGGGGAGGCGCCAATCTTGGGGGTCGGTCCCGGACATTGGCATTATCACATCCTCCGTCACGGCGCTGTGAGCAATTTCCAAGGTTTCGCGACGCGGTACTTTATGGAAGCGCACAATGATTATCTGCAGCTTTTGGCGGAGCGTGGCGTGATCGGAGGTCTCGGATTTTTGGCCATGCTCGGAATGGCGTTGATGGGAAGTGCGAGCGGGAGTGCGAGCGGGAGTGCGAGCGGGAGTGCGAGTGCGAGTTTGGGAGCACTTGGCGCCCGCGCGGGGCTTGTGGCCTGGATGGTTTTTGCGTTGACGAATATGCCGGGTGAGCAACCTTATTTGACGGTCTTTTGGGTGATATTTGGCGGGATGCTGCTGGCAGAAAGCGTGCCCGTACCTTCATCAGCGGCCATCGCGACATCGAATGCGAATTGGGGGCAGCGTGCAAAATGGGCCTTGGCGGGTGTTTTTCTGCTGGCATCCTTGGGGAGCCTCGTTTTTCAGGGCCTTTCCATGCAAGCCGATCGTGCAAATTACAAGTTGTTGATGGCCAAAGGGCGTCAAGATTGGCCCAAAACGCAAAAATTGGCCCAGGCGGCGACTTCTTGGTACAATCCCGATGACCGCGTTTCAGGAACGCCATTGGTTTGGTACGAGGGCATTTCCTATTTGAGCATGGGTCGGGTAAAGGATGCGCTTCGGCAATTGCAGCTGGCGAAGCAGCAACATCCCTGGCATCCGCAAGTGAGCTCCAATCTCGGGGCAGCCTATTTCATGAACGGCCAAAACGACCTTGCCATTGCGGAATTGGAGGACCTTGTGGACCGCTTCCCGGCTTTTGACGAGGCACGGATGAACCTTTCAGAGATCTATCTTACGGTTGGCAAACGGGCAAAAGCGGGGGAATTGATCGATTATTGGCGGACACATACAGGAAATCCACAATTTGACGGGTACTATGCCAAGACCATAGCGTTACTGAAAGGCGGATCGATGGTAGCGCCCTGA
- a CDS encoding T9SS type A sorting domain-containing protein, with amino-acid sequence MKRIWILSLWMAFAGLIAAQNLMPNPSFELATGCVTGNGWGSVNSWRVPTSHSGSPDRFHTCAPGTFGVTANVFGDQAARTGISYIGYVSHFGSNGLFREYIQAPLTSALIPGQTYTASGYFSLSDGSGWATDGYGFHFATSAITGTGGSGPLPFTPQVSCPTNTFMNNKIGWQLLSGNFVATAAFTYVTIGNYKTDAATNIQVQASGWTWNYTYMDDVSLIPAVVLTAEMGEFDGEMHENVASLTWDTRSENGTQEFVVERSIGDVAHFEVIGKVAAKGSATNPADYQFADENASPTQLNYYRIQEVDQNGAGGYSSTIELHSEKLAHELRAAVHPNPVTAGEDLVLSIYSTKVQPLKVELIDLSGRLVFESQLEVNVGDSFQTLPIGLQPTGWYILRVTGAGVHTNQKVMIARSGN; translated from the coding sequence ATGAAGCGAATTTGGATCCTTTCACTTTGGATGGCCTTTGCTGGTTTGATCGCAGCACAAAATCTAATGCCTAACCCAAGTTTTGAATTGGCGACCGGCTGCGTCACAGGCAATGGCTGGGGAAGTGTCAACAGTTGGCGGGTTCCCACGAGCCATTCTGGTTCGCCTGACAGGTTTCATACATGTGCGCCTGGAACGTTTGGCGTGACGGCAAATGTATTTGGTGACCAAGCGGCAAGGACGGGAATCTCCTACATCGGCTACGTTTCTCATTTTGGAAGCAACGGATTATTTCGCGAATACATCCAAGCACCTTTGACGAGCGCATTGATTCCCGGGCAAACCTATACGGCAAGTGGTTATTTTTCACTGAGCGATGGATCAGGCTGGGCCACAGATGGGTATGGATTTCATTTTGCTACTTCGGCGATTACGGGTACAGGCGGCAGTGGTCCACTCCCGTTCACGCCCCAAGTCTCCTGCCCGACCAATACCTTCATGAACAACAAAATCGGATGGCAGCTGTTGAGCGGCAACTTTGTGGCGACCGCTGCCTTTACCTACGTGACGATTGGCAACTACAAGACTGACGCTGCGACCAATATCCAGGTTCAGGCAAGTGGCTGGACGTGGAACTATACCTACATGGATGATGTTTCCTTGATTCCTGCGGTTGTGTTGACCGCCGAGATGGGAGAATTTGACGGTGAAATGCACGAGAACGTGGCTTCCTTAACTTGGGATACCCGCTCGGAAAATGGCACACAAGAATTTGTCGTTGAACGCAGTATCGGAGATGTTGCTCATTTTGAAGTGATTGGAAAGGTTGCAGCCAAGGGTTCGGCAACAAACCCAGCCGATTATCAATTCGCGGATGAAAATGCATCCCCGACACAGTTGAATTATTACCGCATTCAGGAAGTGGATCAAAACGGTGCCGGCGGTTATTCCAGCACCATCGAATTGCATTCGGAGAAGTTGGCCCATGAATTACGCGCTGCTGTCCATCCCAATCCCGTCACCGCGGGCGAAGACCTCGTTTTGTCCATTTACAGCACCAAAGTGCAGCCACTCAAAGTGGAATTGATCGATTTGAGCGGTCGTTTGGTATTTGAATCGCAATTGGAAGTGAATGTCGGAGATAGCTTCCAAACCTTGCCGATTGGATTGCAGCCGACCGGATGGTACATCTTGCGCGTTACAGGAGCGGGTGTGCACACGAACCAAAAGGTGATGATTGCCCGATCTGGGAATTGA